The following proteins come from a genomic window of Trifolium pratense cultivar HEN17-A07 linkage group LG4, ARS_RC_1.1, whole genome shotgun sequence:
- the LOC123920724 gene encoding protein RGF1 INDUCIBLE TRANSCRIPTION FACTOR 1-like translates to MSSGPHEDHQILQIRKYVYRHAVHLTDMQPYINCSQIQSFKSNKQLVLICHPRCGSTLDDATSCNNGSIKSKEAKGYQYCSITCMVKAARKSSIPPNVSIQAPPPQESLVEISKPSKRKRKRKGTPHRAPLF, encoded by the exons ATGTCATCAGGACCTCATGAAGATCACCAGATACTGCAAATCCGTAAATATGTTTACAGGCATGCTGTACACCTGACTGATATGCAGCCATATATCAACTGCTCCCAGATCCAG TCTTTCAAATCGAACAAGCAACTGGTTCTGATTTGTCATCCGCGTTGTGGATCAACATTGGATGATGCAACATCATGCAACAATGGGAGCATAAAATCAAAAGAAGCAAAAGGCTATCAGTACTGCTCCATAACTTGCATG GTGAAAGCTGCAAGGAAGTCTTCAATTCCTCCCAACGTTTCCATCCAGGCTCCGCCTCCTCAGGAATCACTGGTAGAAATTTCCAAGCCCTCTAAGCGGAAGAGGAAAAGAAAAGGAACTCCACACAGAGCTCCGTTATTCTAA